From a single Paraburkholderia sp. D15 genomic region:
- a CDS encoding alkaline phosphatase family protein → MDTLNRIDHFVVLMLENRSFDHLLGFMKAPDYPIDGLQGDESNPADPNDASSPRYTVSDDANYSDPPVDPGHSFNPASMTQMFGLSKEARQKLDWLPDTPPTNSGYVHDYQQRLGGRPEDIMKCFAPERLPVLTTLAREFAICDRWFSSAPGATCPNRRFVHAATSDGYLGGTQKVTSSRTIFELLKKAGRSTAVYYHDVPQSLTMLSVMAHAPFNPIDRLSRDLEKGTLPHYSFIEPRYFDQRGLRANDQHPSNDVLEGEKLIASLYNAIRQSPLWEKTALIVTYDEAGGTYDHAGSPPTVNPDGRIGEDDDEDGKLIRFRFDRLGFRVPAVVVSPLIPRMTIDSRVHDHTAIAALLEKRFGLPNLTARDKWAGENDLSTLFSLAEPRTDTPLSLAPLAARKTLTVEHAAPLNGLQFELVESAQALVKHDAGLDELRRRAMKASHQGDAVAYLQEVMLRLGVGKESGRE, encoded by the coding sequence GTGGACACATTGAACCGCATCGATCACTTCGTCGTGCTCATGCTGGAGAACCGCTCGTTCGATCACCTGCTGGGTTTCATGAAGGCGCCGGATTATCCGATCGACGGCTTGCAGGGCGACGAATCGAATCCCGCCGATCCGAACGACGCGTCGTCGCCCCGCTACACCGTGAGCGACGACGCGAACTACAGCGATCCTCCCGTCGATCCCGGGCATAGTTTCAACCCGGCTTCCATGACGCAGATGTTCGGCCTGAGCAAGGAAGCCCGGCAAAAACTCGACTGGCTGCCGGATACGCCGCCCACCAACAGCGGCTATGTCCACGACTATCAGCAGCGGCTTGGCGGTCGTCCCGAGGACATCATGAAGTGCTTCGCGCCCGAACGCCTGCCGGTGCTGACGACGCTCGCCCGCGAATTCGCGATCTGCGACCGATGGTTCAGCTCGGCGCCGGGGGCCACGTGTCCGAACCGGCGATTCGTTCACGCGGCGACGTCGGACGGCTATCTGGGCGGCACGCAAAAAGTGACCTCGTCCCGCACGATTTTCGAACTGCTCAAGAAGGCGGGGAGGAGCACCGCCGTCTACTATCACGACGTGCCGCAATCGCTGACGATGCTGTCGGTGATGGCGCACGCGCCGTTCAATCCGATCGACCGGCTCTCGCGCGATCTCGAAAAAGGCACGCTGCCGCACTACTCGTTCATCGAACCGCGCTATTTCGACCAGCGAGGTTTGCGTGCGAACGACCAGCATCCGTCGAACGACGTGCTGGAGGGCGAGAAGTTGATTGCGTCGTTGTACAACGCTATCCGCCAATCTCCGCTGTGGGAGAAGACAGCGCTGATCGTCACGTACGACGAAGCCGGCGGGACCTACGATCACGCCGGTTCGCCGCCGACCGTCAACCCTGATGGAAGGATCGGCGAAGACGACGACGAGGATGGCAAGCTCATCCGCTTCAGGTTCGACAGGCTCGGTTTTCGCGTGCCGGCGGTGGTCGTTTCACCGCTGATTCCCCGGATGACCATCGACTCGCGTGTGCACGATCACACCGCCATCGCGGCGCTGCTCGAAAAGCGCTTTGGCCTGCCTAATCTGACGGCGCGCGATAAGTGGGCTGGTGAGAACGATCTTTCCACGTTGTTCTCGCTCGCTGAGCCGCGAACCGATACGCCGCTGAGTTTGGCGCCGCTGGCCGCAAGGAAGACGCTCACCGTCGAACACGCCGCCCCGCTCAACGGGCTTCAGTTCGAACTGGTGGAATCGGCGCAAGCGCTGGTGAAACATGACGCCGGGTTGGATGAATTGAGGCGGCGTGCAATGAAGGCCAGTCATCAGGGCGATGCAGTGGCGTATTTGCAGGAGGTCATGCTTCGATTGGGCGTGGGGAAGGAGAGCGGGCGCGAATGA
- a CDS encoding response regulator transcription factor, which yields MPASRSDSATVSISVVEDDHAFLNDLRQVIQAEADMHLAGVAGTRAEGLALLQGAPADVLLVDLGLPDGSGIDVIAAAAQAWPRCNIMVSTNFGDETHVMRSIEAGAAGYLLKDSSSARIADEIRSVASGGSPISPIIARQILTRFQQGGVALRQAAAPAAAVTPSPSPSPLSAREAEVLDFITRGFTTQEIARLMAVSHFTVRSFVRRIYGKLKVTSKAEAIYEARTLGLLRD from the coding sequence ATGCCAGCCTCACGCTCCGATTCCGCGACCGTTTCGATTAGCGTCGTCGAGGACGATCACGCGTTTCTGAACGATCTTCGGCAGGTGATTCAGGCCGAGGCAGATATGCATCTCGCCGGGGTGGCCGGTACGCGGGCAGAAGGACTCGCGCTGCTGCAAGGCGCTCCCGCCGACGTATTGCTCGTCGATCTCGGCTTGCCGGATGGCTCGGGCATCGACGTCATCGCGGCGGCCGCGCAGGCATGGCCGCGCTGCAACATCATGGTCAGCACGAATTTCGGCGACGAGACGCATGTGATGCGCTCGATCGAGGCCGGCGCCGCCGGCTATCTGCTCAAGGACAGCTCATCGGCGCGCATTGCCGATGAGATCCGCAGCGTCGCAAGCGGCGGCAGTCCGATCAGCCCGATCATCGCGCGGCAGATCCTCACGCGGTTTCAGCAAGGTGGCGTGGCGCTGCGTCAAGCGGCGGCGCCGGCTGCCGCGGTTACGCCATCACCGTCGCCATCGCCTTTATCCGCTCGCGAAGCGGAAGTCCTCGACTTCATCACCAGGGGTTTCACGACGCAGGAAATCGCCAGGCTGATGGCGGTGTCGCATTTCACGGTGCGCAGCTTCGTGCGGCGCATCTACGGCAAGCTGAAGGTCACGTCCAAGGCGGAAGCGATTTATGAAGCAAGAACGCTTGGACTCCTGCGTGACTGA
- a CDS encoding sensor histidine kinase, which yields MLFLVSIALLVGAAMWYAAGATPQRADAREHLTEAEWITLPTSAAAVPPPTVDSRALSAAWQRTGLPRALPAPTRANSSSSSSSSSSSSSSSSSSSSSSDSPANADMPDSVTWIRVTTHATHLPAGPLVLYGSRVKTDGTVAIYADGRLVYRAQRQGPLWNSLFTPLWIELDRPDGAAPPAEILVRLTHTRVTDVGLASLWLGTADALRGRYVMRQWLQRELPATLSAAFLMVGGFALFVWLRRRRETGYLLFFNLAATSFVAHLHYYAGLPITDDWFAWVTINALLWMIVVVHFFLCQTHGRPFKWLTYAVVGVSGSITILTLPLIAVLPVLPNTPVIVPLIYAVEIVIGAVVGVAGVLAGWRRSREARLVATGVSLCIVLGISDWAMYNNVVSLEGWFLGAYMNAVTFAIFGLLIYRRYVTAIAEVEQINVSLAERLQAREDELEESHRLLREAELKRTISDERQRLMQDMHDGLGSSLISAIRSVERGDASSPHVSQILKSCLDDLKLTIDSMEPVEADLLLLLATLRFRLEPRLERSGVTLRWDVQKLPTLPWLDPSSALHILRIVQESIANVLAHTRASEIRVGTAADVTGVRVVVEDNGQGFDVEKALGAGKGHGLRNQLRRAQAVDGTIEWAASSTGTRFTLWLPLARDDRKGDLAQPRAT from the coding sequence ATGCTGTTCCTCGTTTCCATTGCACTGCTTGTCGGCGCGGCCATGTGGTATGCCGCGGGCGCAACGCCACAGCGTGCCGACGCGCGCGAGCATCTGACCGAAGCGGAGTGGATAACGCTGCCGACGAGCGCAGCTGCCGTGCCGCCGCCGACGGTCGATAGCCGCGCGTTGTCCGCTGCATGGCAGCGCACCGGATTGCCGCGGGCGCTGCCTGCACCGACGCGTGCAAACTCAAGCTCAAGCTCAAGCTCAAGCTCAAGCTCAAGCTCAAGCTCAAGCTCAAGCTCAAGCTCAAGCGATTCACCGGCCAATGCCGACATGCCAGACAGCGTCACCTGGATCCGGGTGACGACGCATGCAACGCACCTGCCCGCTGGCCCGCTGGTGTTATACGGTAGCCGCGTCAAGACGGACGGCACTGTCGCGATCTACGCCGACGGCCGTCTCGTCTATCGCGCGCAACGGCAGGGGCCGCTCTGGAACAGCCTGTTCACGCCGCTCTGGATCGAACTCGACCGGCCCGATGGCGCCGCGCCGCCCGCCGAAATTCTGGTCCGCCTGACACATACGCGTGTCACGGACGTCGGCCTCGCTTCGCTCTGGCTCGGCACGGCCGACGCGCTGCGCGGCCGCTACGTGATGCGCCAATGGCTGCAGCGCGAGTTGCCCGCCACGCTCAGCGCGGCGTTCCTGATGGTCGGCGGCTTCGCGCTGTTCGTATGGTTGCGGCGCCGCCGCGAAACCGGCTATCTGCTTTTCTTCAACCTCGCGGCCACATCGTTCGTCGCGCATCTTCACTACTACGCCGGATTGCCGATCACCGACGACTGGTTCGCGTGGGTCACCATCAACGCGCTTTTGTGGATGATCGTGGTCGTGCATTTCTTTCTGTGCCAGACGCACGGCCGGCCGTTCAAGTGGCTGACTTACGCTGTCGTCGGCGTAAGCGGATCGATCACGATACTTACGCTGCCGCTGATCGCGGTGTTGCCGGTACTGCCGAATACGCCCGTCATCGTTCCGTTGATCTATGCCGTCGAGATCGTGATCGGTGCGGTGGTCGGTGTCGCGGGCGTGCTGGCCGGCTGGCGTCGTTCGCGTGAAGCGCGGCTGGTGGCGACGGGCGTGAGCCTGTGCATCGTGCTCGGCATCTCCGATTGGGCGATGTACAACAACGTGGTGAGCCTGGAAGGATGGTTTCTCGGGGCGTACATGAATGCCGTCACGTTCGCGATCTTCGGTCTGCTGATCTACCGGCGCTATGTCACGGCGATCGCGGAGGTCGAGCAGATCAACGTGAGTCTCGCGGAACGGCTTCAAGCGCGCGAAGACGAGCTCGAAGAGAGCCACCGGCTGCTGCGCGAAGCCGAGCTCAAGCGCACGATCAGCGACGAGCGCCAGCGGCTGATGCAGGACATGCACGACGGGTTGGGCTCGTCGTTGATCAGCGCCATTCGCTCGGTGGAGCGCGGCGACGCGAGCAGTCCGCACGTGTCGCAAATCCTGAAGAGCTGTCTCGACGATCTGAAGCTGACGATCGACTCGATGGAGCCGGTCGAGGCGGATCTCCTGCTGCTGCTGGCAACGCTGCGTTTCCGGCTGGAGCCGCGACTCGAACGGTCGGGCGTGACATTGCGCTGGGACGTGCAAAAGCTGCCGACGTTGCCCTGGCTCGATCCGTCCAGCGCGCTGCATATTCTGCGCATCGTCCAGGAGAGCATTGCGAACGTGCTGGCGCACACGCGTGCCAGCGAAATCCGGGTCGGCACTGCTGCCGACGTGACCGGCGTGCGGGTCGTTGTCGAAGACAACGGTCAAGGCTTCGATGTCGAGAAAGCGCTCGGTGCCGGCAAGGGGCATGGTTTGCGCAATCAGTTGCGTCGCGCGCAAGCCGTCGACGGCACGATCGAATGGGCGGCCAGTTCGACCGGCACGCGTTTCACGCTTTGGCTGCCGCTCGCGCGCGATGACCGGAAGGGCGACCTTGCGCAGCCACGCGCAACTTGA
- a CDS encoding Lrp/AsnC family transcriptional regulator, which produces MPLDAIDQRILRELRQDGRLSNAKLAERVGLSATPCWNRVRALEEAGVIEGYAALLNQKALGIPDTVIIEVTLDKHDERTLERFGDALVDLPEVVEAFLVSGEYDYLIKVAVAGTEGYEEFLRRKLYRLPGFQNSRSIFALRCLKRGVSVEV; this is translated from the coding sequence ATGCCACTCGATGCCATCGACCAGCGCATCCTGCGCGAATTGCGCCAGGACGGGCGCCTTTCGAATGCGAAGCTTGCCGAGCGCGTCGGCCTGTCGGCGACGCCATGCTGGAATCGCGTGCGGGCGCTCGAGGAGGCGGGTGTGATCGAAGGCTATGCGGCGTTGCTGAATCAGAAGGCGCTGGGCATACCGGATACCGTGATCATCGAAGTCACGCTCGACAAGCACGATGAGCGGACGCTGGAGCGTTTCGGCGACGCATTGGTCGATCTGCCGGAAGTGGTCGAGGCGTTTCTCGTATCCGGTGAATACGATTATCTGATCAAGGTGGCGGTGGCCGGCACCGAGGGCTACGAGGAGTTTTTGCGGCGCAAGCTTTATCGGCTGCCGGGATTTCAGAATAGCCGGTCGATCTTTGCGTTGCGGTGTTTGAAGCGAGGGGTGTCGGTGGAGGTTTGA
- a CDS encoding Glu/Leu/Phe/Val dehydrogenase dimerization domain-containing protein, whose protein sequence is MDRLTTTAAGTLFGIHGEPAHERVVLATDAATGLQAIIAVYSTARGPAFGGCRYWQYASDHEAYNDALRLSQGMAFKNALADLPFGGGKAVILRQPHTLDRTAMFKAFGRLVQSLDGIYLTAEDVGTTADDMRAVQSETRYVSGIPRSGDVYGGNPSPRTAYGVFIGLQAAVDAALGRKSLDGVSVALQGLGSVGWDLCERLHQAGAQLIVSDIDAAKTARAAELFNARVVDIALIAGVEADVFAPCALGGSITAEVAEHCRFKVIAGGANNQLMSLAEGDALHRRGIFYAPDFLVNAGGIISCVREYLGSAEEASVLAEVAQIGPRVFDLAERVNATGVAPARAAVAWAREKMIAE, encoded by the coding sequence ATGGACCGACTCACGACCACCGCCGCCGGCACGCTGTTCGGCATTCACGGCGAACCCGCGCACGAACGCGTCGTACTCGCGACCGATGCCGCCACCGGCCTGCAAGCCATCATCGCCGTGTACAGCACCGCGCGCGGCCCCGCGTTCGGCGGCTGCCGCTACTGGCAGTACGCGTCGGACCACGAGGCCTACAACGACGCGCTGCGTCTGTCGCAAGGCATGGCGTTCAAGAATGCGCTCGCCGATCTGCCGTTCGGCGGCGGCAAGGCGGTGATCCTGCGCCAGCCGCACACGCTCGACCGTACCGCGATGTTCAAGGCGTTCGGCCGGCTGGTGCAATCGCTCGACGGCATCTACCTGACCGCCGAGGATGTCGGCACCACCGCCGACGACATGCGCGCGGTCCAGAGCGAAACGCGTTACGTGAGCGGCATTCCGCGCTCGGGCGACGTCTACGGCGGCAACCCGTCGCCGCGTACCGCATACGGCGTGTTCATCGGCCTGCAGGCGGCGGTCGACGCCGCGCTGGGCCGCAAGTCGCTCGACGGCGTGTCGGTCGCGCTCCAGGGGCTCGGCTCGGTGGGCTGGGATCTGTGCGAGCGTCTGCATCAGGCGGGCGCGCAGTTGATCGTGTCCGACATCGACGCCGCGAAAACCGCGCGCGCCGCCGAGTTGTTCAATGCGCGCGTGGTCGACATCGCGCTGATCGCCGGCGTCGAGGCGGATGTGTTCGCCCCGTGCGCGCTGGGCGGTTCGATCACCGCTGAAGTGGCCGAGCATTGCCGCTTCAAGGTGATCGCGGGCGGCGCGAACAATCAGCTGATGTCGCTCGCCGAAGGCGACGCGCTGCATCGGCGCGGCATTTTCTACGCGCCGGACTTCCTCGTGAACGCGGGCGGCATCATCAGCTGCGTGCGCGAATATCTGGGATCGGCGGAAGAAGCGTCGGTGCTGGCCGAAGTCGCGCAGATCGGTCCGCGCGTGTTCGACCTCGCCGAACGCGTGAATGCGACCGGCGTCGCGCCCGCGCGCGCGGCCGTGGCGTGGGCGCGGGAGAAGATGATCGCGGAGTGA
- a CDS encoding methyl-accepting chemotaxis protein has translation MLKNLSIRTCLTLMIVLFGVVLLAGAAAGLLSLRSSNASLQQMYTVDTPAVADLEGSAGQLLRLRLALATYASLVDLNDQDGANAVLKRFDQYQKASNDRLAHYVSRASTDADEQRLIKDMLDKRDTFLHDGVEPALAALKGGDKTAFQQLQAHKLPTLYSNFEKSMLTLEQLQLDHGAQRYQDAQNLFYAICIVVAVGIGVSLLFSLIGRAVLVRAIVNPVDATIAQFQRIADGDLTSRIDVTSNNEMGRLAAALRKMQDSLIATVNSVRQGTEAIDTGVSEIAAGNTDLSQRTEEQAASLEETAASIEQLTSTVKQTADNAKQASSLAQGASTLAAQGGDLTEQVVGTMHGIVDDSRRIADIVGVIEGIAFQTNILALNAAVEAARAGEQGRGFAVVASEVRSLAQRSAAAAKEIKGLIDASTARVEAGSQLVERSGSTMSEIVESISRVSSIMSEIASAALEQSTGIDQVNLAVAQMDEVTQQNAALVEQAAAAAGSLEEQARKLTSAVAVFRTSGGAGGLGGSGAALSSFARSAARHGEPVASAASGREALAAG, from the coding sequence ATGCTAAAGAATCTGTCGATTCGCACCTGCCTTACCCTGATGATCGTGTTGTTCGGCGTCGTGCTGCTGGCCGGCGCCGCCGCCGGTTTGCTGTCGCTGCGCTCGAGCAACGCGTCGCTGCAGCAGATGTACACGGTGGACACGCCGGCCGTCGCCGATCTCGAAGGCAGCGCTGGGCAGTTGCTGCGTCTGCGGCTCGCGCTGGCGACGTACGCGTCGCTGGTCGATCTGAACGACCAGGACGGCGCGAACGCGGTGCTCAAGCGCTTCGATCAGTATCAGAAAGCCTCCAACGACCGGCTTGCCCACTATGTGAGCCGCGCCAGCACCGACGCCGACGAACAGCGGCTGATCAAGGACATGCTGGACAAGCGCGATACCTTCCTGCACGACGGTGTCGAGCCGGCGCTCGCCGCGCTCAAGGGTGGCGACAAGACCGCCTTCCAGCAATTGCAGGCGCACAAGCTGCCGACGCTCTACAGCAACTTTGAAAAGTCGATGCTCACGCTAGAACAACTGCAGCTCGACCACGGCGCGCAGCGCTATCAGGATGCGCAGAATCTGTTCTACGCGATCTGTATCGTGGTGGCGGTCGGCATCGGTGTGTCGCTGCTGTTCTCGCTGATCGGCCGGGCGGTGCTGGTGCGCGCGATCGTCAATCCGGTCGACGCGACCATCGCGCAATTCCAGCGCATCGCGGACGGCGATCTGACGAGCCGCATCGACGTGACCAGCAACAACGAAATGGGCCGTCTCGCGGCGGCGCTGCGCAAGATGCAGGATTCGCTGATCGCGACTGTCAATTCGGTGCGTCAGGGCACCGAGGCGATCGATACCGGCGTCAGCGAAATTGCCGCCGGCAACACCGATCTGTCGCAACGGACCGAGGAACAGGCCGCGTCGCTGGAAGAAACGGCGGCGAGCATCGAGCAGTTGACCTCCACCGTCAAGCAGACCGCCGACAATGCGAAGCAGGCCAGTTCGCTCGCGCAGGGCGCATCGACGCTGGCCGCGCAGGGCGGCGACCTCACCGAGCAGGTGGTGGGCACGATGCACGGCATCGTCGACGACTCGCGGCGGATCGCGGACATTGTCGGCGTGATCGAAGGGATCGCGTTCCAAACCAATATTCTCGCGCTGAACGCCGCCGTCGAAGCGGCGCGCGCCGGCGAACAGGGACGTGGTTTCGCGGTGGTGGCGAGCGAAGTGCGCTCGCTCGCGCAACGCAGCGCGGCGGCCGCCAAGGAGATCAAGGGCTTGATCGATGCATCGACGGCGCGCGTGGAGGCCGGCTCGCAACTGGTCGAGCGTTCGGGTTCGACCATGAGCGAAATCGTCGAATCGATTTCCCGCGTGAGTTCGATCATGAGCGAGATCGCGTCGGCGGCGCTCGAACAGAGCACCGGCATCGATCAGGTCAATCTCGCGGTCGCGCAGATGGACGAGGTCACGCAGCAGAACGCCGCGCTGGTCGAGCAGGCGGCCGCGGCGGCGGGTTCGCTGGAAGAGCAGGCACGCAAGCTGACCTCGGCGGTTGCGGTGTTCCGCACGAGCGGCGGGGCGGGCGGGTTGGGTGGATCGGGCGCTGCGCTTTCTTCGTTCGCGCGATCCGCTGCACGTCATGGCGAGCCGGTCGCATCGGCGGCAAGCGGGAGAGAAGCGCTCGCCGCCGGCTGA
- a CDS encoding c-type cytochrome, whose protein sequence is MNQERVFSLRNPWFTLSVGGTLAIAAVSILIGFIWLPSASNAFGDRSLWATICSAAGAPSSWYAGPNIAGPAPSEVVVLPPLRRAKADADSIGRGATIATQNCSMCHGVQGPAQVTAPALSGQYAEVVYKELRDFQTGMRQSAVMQAIIASRSERDLHDLAAYYASLPKPPAAELMPPGSQPDANAVKLAMQGDPQRNIAPCAACHGQLDRKGAAPWLGGQSSVYLVTQLQAFASGARHNDINEQMRNVARQMTPQEIDGVAKYYATMQ, encoded by the coding sequence ATGAATCAGGAACGCGTCTTCAGCTTGCGCAACCCGTGGTTCACGCTGAGCGTGGGCGGGACGCTCGCGATCGCCGCCGTGAGCATTCTGATCGGCTTTATCTGGCTGCCGTCGGCGAGCAATGCGTTCGGCGACCGCAGCTTGTGGGCGACGATCTGCAGCGCGGCCGGTGCGCCATCGAGCTGGTATGCCGGCCCGAATATTGCCGGTCCGGCGCCAAGCGAGGTGGTCGTGTTGCCGCCGCTGCGGCGCGCGAAGGCCGACGCGGATTCGATCGGCCGCGGCGCGACCATCGCGACGCAGAACTGTTCGATGTGCCACGGCGTGCAGGGTCCAGCCCAGGTCACGGCGCCGGCTTTGTCCGGGCAATACGCGGAAGTGGTCTACAAGGAGTTGCGCGACTTCCAGACCGGCATGCGCCAGAGCGCGGTGATGCAGGCGATCATCGCGTCACGCAGCGAGCGCGATCTGCACGATCTGGCCGCGTACTACGCGTCGCTGCCGAAGCCGCCCGCGGCGGAACTGATGCCGCCCGGCAGTCAGCCGGACGCGAATGCGGTGAAGCTTGCGATGCAAGGCGATCCGCAGCGCAATATCGCGCCGTGCGCGGCGTGTCACGGCCAGCTGGATCGCAAGGGCGCGGCGCCGTGGCTGGGCGGACAGTCGTCGGTTTATCTCGTGACACAGTTGCAGGCTTTTGCTTCTGGCGCGCGTCACAACGACATCAACGAACAGATGCGCAACGTCGCGCGTCAAATGACGCCGCAGGAAATCGACGGCGTCGCGAAGTATTACGCGACGATGCAGTAA
- a CDS encoding b(o/a)3-type cytochrome-c oxidase subunit 1: MFHAKRLVLAHFWLAFIAFLIALFLGAWQMLVRSPLLPWVGDPELYYRSVTAHGSVMAYVLPTLISMGFGYAIVELALAQRLAGLKWAWAAFVMLAVGAVMAMVPVALGQASVLYTFYPPMIGSPFYYLGVVLVVVGSWIWVALMHINLRIWKRANPGKPIPLAMFANVAGAYLWAWTAIGAALEILFQILPVAFGLTNTIDAGLSRILFSWTLHAIVYFWLIPAYIAYYTLVPRAIGGRLYSDAMARVSFILFLVFAMPIGIHHLFADPQVGSGFKFLHAVFTGMVSVPTLLTVFTICASVEIAGRLRGGKGAFGWLTALPWQNPMMLVIAFSFVMLGLGGAGGLINMSYQLNSTVHNTQWVTGHFHLIFGGAIVIMYFAIAYELWPQLTGRAIVSAKLVRTQLWLWFVGMMVVTLPWHYVGLLGAPRRMAYYDYNMAGMQGQAFWVGMSAVGGLILVVSGVLFIYILAKSQFGASVQQQAPQAFRFASAVHPVERVPAALNSFGLWVALMIGLTVVNYSVPIVQLLKLPQTSVPAVIVGAQR; encoded by the coding sequence GTGTTTCACGCTAAGCGACTCGTTCTCGCCCATTTCTGGCTCGCCTTCATCGCGTTTCTGATCGCGCTCTTTCTCGGCGCGTGGCAGATGCTGGTGCGCAGTCCGCTGCTGCCGTGGGTCGGCGACCCGGAGCTTTACTACCGCTCGGTGACCGCGCATGGTTCGGTAATGGCCTACGTGCTGCCGACGCTGATCTCGATGGGCTTCGGCTACGCGATCGTCGAACTCGCGCTCGCGCAGCGCCTCGCCGGACTCAAGTGGGCATGGGCCGCGTTCGTCATGCTCGCGGTCGGCGCGGTGATGGCGATGGTGCCGGTCGCGCTCGGCCAGGCCTCGGTGCTCTACACCTTCTATCCGCCGATGATCGGCAGTCCCTTCTACTATCTGGGCGTGGTGCTGGTGGTGGTCGGCTCGTGGATCTGGGTCGCGCTGATGCACATCAATCTGCGCATCTGGAAGCGCGCGAATCCGGGCAAGCCGATTCCGCTCGCGATGTTCGCCAACGTGGCGGGCGCGTATCTGTGGGCCTGGACCGCCATCGGCGCGGCGCTCGAAATCCTGTTCCAGATCCTGCCGGTCGCGTTCGGCCTCACGAATACGATCGATGCGGGCCTGTCGCGCATCCTGTTCTCGTGGACACTGCACGCGATCGTCTACTTCTGGCTGATTCCGGCATATATCGCGTACTACACGCTGGTGCCGCGCGCGATCGGCGGACGGCTCTACAGCGATGCGATGGCACGCGTGTCCTTCATCCTGTTCCTCGTGTTCGCGATGCCGATCGGCATTCACCATCTGTTCGCCGATCCGCAGGTCGGCTCGGGCTTCAAGTTCCTGCATGCGGTGTTCACCGGCATGGTGTCGGTGCCGACGCTGCTGACGGTGTTCACGATTTGCGCGTCGGTGGAAATCGCCGGGCGTCTGCGCGGCGGCAAGGGCGCGTTCGGCTGGCTCACCGCGTTGCCGTGGCAGAACCCGATGATGCTGGTGATCGCGTTTTCGTTCGTGATGCTGGGGCTCGGCGGGGCGGGCGGCCTGATCAACATGAGCTATCAGCTGAACTCGACGGTGCACAACACGCAGTGGGTGACCGGGCACTTCCACCTGATCTTCGGCGGCGCGATCGTCATCATGTACTTCGCGATTGCCTACGAGCTGTGGCCGCAGTTGACCGGCCGCGCGATCGTCTCCGCGAAACTGGTGCGCACGCAATTGTGGCTGTGGTTCGTCGGCATGATGGTGGTCACGCTGCCGTGGCACTACGTCGGCCTGCTCGGTGCGCCGCGCCGCATGGCCTACTACGACTACAACATGGCCGGCATGCAGGGGCAGGCGTTCTGGGTCGGCATGTCGGCGGTGGGCGGGCTGATTCTCGTCGTGTCCGGCGTGCTGTTCATCTACATCCTTGCAAAGTCGCAGTTCGGCGCTTCGGTGCAGCAGCAGGCACCGCAGGCGTTCCGGTTCGCGAGCGCCGTTCATCCGGTCGAGCGCGTGCCCGCCGCGCTCAACAGCTTCGGTTTGTGGGTCGCGTTGATGATCGGCCTCACGGTCGTCAACTACAGCGTGCCGATCGTGCAATTGCTGAAGTTGCCGCAGACGTCGGTGCCGGCTGTCATCGTCGGAGCGCAGCGATGA
- a CDS encoding cytochrome C oxidase subunit II, whose amino-acid sequence MSTESRHSPGGGHAVALRAERRWAIFAVALIVLMLAVIVYSGLHWAMMPPSRVETIDPSRLQLSGEFVEDNLGSAVEADGSVVVRFIAQQYSFTPQCLLVPADTPVTIRATSADVVHGLLVTDTNINTMVVPGYVATLNTRFDAPADHTMPCHEFCGFGHQTMWAHVKVIDKAAFFAQARQSRRLSCVSR is encoded by the coding sequence ATGTCGACCGAATCCCGTCATTCACCCGGCGGCGGCCACGCCGTCGCGTTGCGCGCCGAACGGCGCTGGGCCATTTTCGCGGTCGCGCTGATCGTGCTGATGCTGGCCGTCATCGTCTATTCCGGATTGCATTGGGCGATGATGCCGCCGTCGCGCGTCGAAACGATCGACCCGTCGCGTCTGCAGCTATCCGGCGAATTCGTCGAGGACAACCTCGGCAGCGCGGTCGAAGCGGACGGCTCGGTGGTGGTGCGTTTCATCGCGCAGCAGTATTCGTTCACGCCGCAATGTCTGCTGGTGCCCGCCGACACGCCGGTGACGATCCGCGCGACCAGCGCCGATGTCGTGCACGGCCTGCTCGTCACCGATACCAACATCAACACGATGGTCGTGCCCGGCTACGTCGCCACGCTGAACACGCGCTTCGACGCGCCCGCCGATCACACCATGCCGTGCCACGAGTTCTGCGGCTTCGGCCATCAAACCATGTGGGCGCACGTCAAGGTGATCGACAAAGCCGCCTTCTTCGCGCAAGCCCGACAATCCCGGAGGCTGAGCTGTGTTTCACGCTAA